One part of the Lachnospiraceae bacterium JLR.KK002 genome encodes these proteins:
- a CDS encoding dihydrofolate reductase family protein gives MNRPVTTLFMLMSVDGRISTGANDTLDFDQDLPKIDGVREGLGQYYEIEQTTDLWALNSGRVQAKMGVNEKPVPPKTPVSFVIIDNHHLNEHGIRYFCGRSQKFVLVTTNPRHPAFESKEENLSIIFQETLDLNGVLEQLRENYGCERITLQTGGTLNGMFLREKLLDYVDIVVAPVLVGGQDTSSLIDGKSLTGQEELDRLGILELTGCETLKHSYLRLKYKVVR, from the coding sequence ATGAACAGACCGGTAACCACTTTATTCATGTTGATGTCCGTAGACGGCAGAATAAGCACAGGGGCGAATGATACCCTTGATTTTGACCAGGATTTGCCGAAGATAGACGGAGTCCGGGAAGGCCTTGGGCAGTATTATGAAATTGAGCAGACTACGGATTTGTGGGCGTTGAATTCCGGGCGGGTACAGGCCAAAATGGGAGTCAATGAGAAACCCGTTCCTCCCAAAACGCCGGTTTCTTTCGTAATTATAGATAATCATCATCTGAATGAACATGGTATCCGCTATTTTTGCGGGCGGTCTCAGAAATTTGTGCTGGTTACCACCAATCCCCGTCATCCGGCTTTTGAAAGCAAAGAGGAAAACCTCAGTATTATATTTCAGGAAACACTGGATTTGAATGGGGTGCTGGAACAGCTTCGGGAAAATTACGGCTGCGAGAGGATTACCCTGCAGACGGGAGGAACTCTGAACGGAATGTTTCTGCGGGAAAAGCTGCTGGATTATGTGGATATTGTGGTGGCGCCGGTGCTTGTGGGCGGACAGGACACCTCCTCGCTGATTGATGGAAAATCCCTGACCGGACAGGAGGAACTGGACCGTCTGGGAATCCTGGAACTGACAGGCTGTGAGACGCTAAAGCATTCTTATCTGCGGTTAAAATATAAGGTGGTTCGGTAA